The following is a genomic window from Nicotiana tabacum cultivar K326 chromosome 3, ASM71507v2, whole genome shotgun sequence.
GCCGATCCATATATGATATATgtataataatatataataaatatataaatatcggttagaaaaagtaaacaatagaTTCAACCAACTATTTGTATAAAGAGTAGAAATGGCATGGGATAGCCACTTTTTAACATGGTATTTAGtttttatccagtatttttaatgctgagcaataatagcaactactctattaaaattaataccaAAAAACGTTTTTACCCTTTTTTATgagtgctgtgtaaatattaaggacttggtgtccttaacatttacactgcacacatgaagttaaggacgccatgtccttaatatttacattgcacagatgaagttaaggacatgacacgacactttgtccttaatatttacacaacattcatgaagttaaggacaccatgtccttaatatttacacaacgctcataaagttaaggacactatgtccttaacatttacattgcacataTGAAATTAAGGACACCATgaccttaacatttacactggacatatgaagttaaggacatgaggtcctaaagtttaacaacagaatgtgcaaatacaagttaatgacattatgtccttaacatttacactgcacacatgaagttaaagATGCCATGTCCTTAcatataaagttaaggacatgacaTGAAacttgtccttaatatttacacaacacccATGTCTATTACAGGAGTATTTTCATTCAGGCgaataaaaatttattaagcagtggctaaagagtaaatatattttaaacagtAACTAAACAGTAAAGACATGTCTAATTAGTGGCTAACTCTACACTTCCCCGTATAaagattcctttttttttttttttttttgcaatttagTCAGAAGCCCAACTCTGTATTTTTAGCCTTAGCCAGTTTTGATATAGAAGCCCACACCAGTAGGTCTTATCGCCCAGCCCTAAATCTTTCCTTCCTTTTTTCCTTGCAAAAACGACTTCATTGTCTTCACTCCAAATCAAAATTCGACGTGTGCGCAAAAACAAGTTCAGAATCTTCGGCCAGTTAACTCCCAAAGCTAAAACCCAACCAAAACCCTCGCCTCTTTCCACCATCGTGCCAGCCGAATTCCTCAAACCCTCCATTACCTTCTCCTCTGTTTCCACCTTCACCAAAGTTACCAGAAAATATGAACAAAGTAGAAGAAAGAGcagaggaggaagaagaggagcAGAGCTTCGAGGAATTAGGAGTTGATCCTCGTCTTATCCGTGCCTTAACCAAGAAATCTATCCTTAAACCTACCCCTATTCAGCGTGTTGCTATTCCCCTTATCCTCGTAAGTTTATTACTCCTACAATACTTACATTTTCATATCTTCACAATTCTACTGATATTActggctcttttttttttcctttaggaAGGGAAAGATGTGGTTGCCCGAGCTAAGACTGGTTCTGGAAAGACCTTTGCTTATCTCCTTCCTTTACTTCAGAAGCTCTTTACTAGTCAGTCACCTTCAACCAAGAATCTTGCACCCACTGCTTTAATTCTTGTACCTACTAGGGAATTGTGCCAACAGGTGGAAATTTGCTGCTTTTATTTTGGGAATTCTTaaagtttcttttttttctttttttttttttaaatttttataagtTCGTGTGTATCTTATTCTGTTTATTGTTGTCCAGGTTTGTTCAGAGGCCAATTCGTTGATTGAACTATGTAGAGTGCAATTGAGACTTGTTCAATTGACCAGCTCCATGTCTGTTTCTGAATTGGTTGGTTCTTTTATTCACTATTGTTTTGCTGAATATTACTATTAGTTTCTGATCTTTTTATGTGTATGTGTTAAAATGGTGTGGAGGTGGTAAATATATGAACTTTTTGTTTCAGAAAACTACGTTGGCAGGGCCTCCTGAAATTGTTGTATCTACTCCTGCCTGTATACAGACATGCTTGAAGAATGGTGTTATTCAAGCAAAAGCTGTTCAAGATTCTCTCTCCATTCTCATTCTCGATGAGGTGGGTAGTTTACATAATAAACTTTGTTCCTTGGACTTCCTCTAGTTGCAAGGCTTTTAGCTGATGTTGTGAGATAGTATATAATTAGTTGCATTgtttcaaaatctcaaaaaattcaCTGTAAAGTTTCGACACTCCGGGAGCAATAATGCGATAAATCTTTTAAGTGTAACCACGCCTTGTCTGTATTTTTTTGAAATGGCATGAGGTTGATAATTATGCTTTCTGTATCAGGCAGATCTTCTTTTGTCGTATGGATATGAAGATGATCTGAAAGCTCTTACATCTCATGTACCAAGACGTTGCCAGTGCCTTTTGATGTCTGCAACCTCAAGGTATGCTCGCCTTACTCCATCATATATGTTAAACAAATTCTTGcagtcctttttttttttgtgaaggaAAATTCTAGTAGTCTTTCAATGTTGCATGTGTTGATTTTATCCATCACAAAGTTCTTGACTTAATTTGTCTTCTTCACTTTTACCATCTCACTTCCCATCTTTGCCCCCTGTCTCAACGTTTCGGTACAAACTTATTTAATCATGTTAACATTGCAGTTCTGACGTCGAAAAGCTGAAAAAGCTTATTTTACACAATCCCTACATCTTAACTTTGCCTGAAGTGGGTGATACTAAGGATGACATTATCCCAAAAAATGTTCAGCAATTTTATGTAAGTATACGACTTCAATAGTTCTTTTAACTGACTTAGTGTTCTGTCCTTTGTTCAGCATTTTTACATTAAGAATTTTGATAGGAGAGCTTTTGAAGGTGGAAATGAATTATGTACAGTTTAGGAGTAGGCTCTtatcccttatttccttttggtGCACATGAGATCCCTGTATGTATAGAAGACTGTGTGGCTTTTGTAGAAAATCATTTCTTTTGTAAGGTTTTCTATTTACTGATTTAGTATTCTGTCCTTTCTTGTTTACATTAAGGATTTAGGTGCCTCTGTTTGTTATTTATCATCTGATAGATATGGTTAAATTCGGTAGTGTGATCCTCATACGTTGGCTTCTGTAATACTTGACTAAGAAGCCACAGCTTCTGTTAATACGTGGATTTAGGATGCATCTACAATGGTAAATTATCATACATGTTCAAGCATCACACACTTTTCAGCCACTTGTGGTGGATAAGCGGCCACGTTTATTGACGCTAATTTCCAGTAGGCAGTGGTGCTGCCCTCTACAGGACTTTTTTGTGTTCTAGACATTTCATTAAAACAACAAAATACACCTCAGCAACTGTGTCTTTTTTGGTGTTTAacattgttattttcttttatagCCTTATTGTCTCTGACAACCACTTCTACTTTTTGTTCAGATTTCTTGTGCTGCTCGTGATAAGCTTGTCCATATCCTTGCCCTCTTGAAGCTAGAGTTGGTCCAGAAAAAAGTGCTGATATTTACAAATTCAATTGACATGAGTTTTAGACTCAAACTGTTCTTTGAGCAGGTATATTCATGTGCAAGGTGCCACTAATTATCATAAGACATGTGATCAATATATGAATGCTGTGCCAAGTAAAATATCACTTTTATCTTCTTGTACCTCTTTTAGAAAGCACCAAAACTTCTTTATTGcttgaaatttattttcttccctaTTACTATTATTATATTAACATTTTTTAAAAAGCACATCTCTTTAGGAGTTGTTGAAGTTAGTTCTATTATACCTCCTAGTCTGTGGATGGTGCACCCCATAGAGGGGAGTGCTTTTCGTTGGTTTGTGCTCAGTCATACACTCATAGTTGAAAGTTTTAGGGAGTCGTGGATGCGctggatgtgcaaaagtgtagcttTTGCTTGTACAAAACCCAATAGTCTCTATTTTAACTATTTCCTATAAGGCTACATCTTACGACCTGTAATCTTCTGGCTTGTATGTTATTAACTTATTGGTTTATGTTTCAGATGCTATACTTACTACTGGCCTGAGGTGTTCCTGATAGTTTTTAACATCGGGTTTATTTTTGGCAGTTTGGGATCAAGTCTGCAGTATTAAATGCGGAGCTGCCTCAGAGTTCTCGTCTACACATCCTTGAGGTCTGTCATATGAGTGTGGAACGCCAAGAAATGCGCACCCTTTTGTatggtttttgttgttgttcaCTCCTTCTCTCTGAAGTCTAATATTGCATCTAAGTTTCTTCTTTTATATCAGGAATTCAATGCTGGGCTATTTGATTACTTGATTGCGACTGATGAAAGTCAATCAGAAGGAAAGGAACAGGTTGATGATCAAAATGGCAGTGAGCGGAAGAAATCGAAAAAACACCGAAAACATAAATTGGATGCAGAGTTTGGCGTGGTTAGAGGGATAGACTTTAAAAATGTGTATACTGTAAGTTTGTTGTGTTCTTTTTCGAATCTTGTCCTCTATTTGGCAGctgttgttctttttcttttatcatttCCCCTTGAGCCATTTAGTGAAAGAGGATATACTTCCAGTAGGAGTTCTGCTCTTATATAGACCTAATACTCCACATTCTCTCTGTGGTTTATTTTAACAGGTGATAAATTTTGAGATGCCTCAAACAGCTGCAGGCTATGTACATCGGATTGGACGTACTGGAAGAGCATATAATACTGGAGCATCTGTTTCTCTTGTGAGTACCTTGAAGGCATATTTGAGATTATTGATGTACAATTGTGATTTCTAGCATATAATCTGGTTGACAAATTTTCCATATCAGATTATAGATTATGTGTTTAAATGTTGTTTAGTTTTAAGTGTTAAACTTCTGATTCATATATAATTTAGCGCTTGGCATAAACAATAAGCCGAAGTTCATATTTCGTACTATCCTTGAATTTACTTTTCATTGGAGGGAGCCATGTGTTTGTAGAATTAGTGGTCTGTTTTCGTACATTTTCTCTAACATTACTTATTCTTCTTTTCCTACGAATTCTCTTATGAGGAATACACTAGAGAACTGTATGTTCTCTACCTTAGCAACCATATCTTTATTCTGCTGCAGGTTTCTGCTGAAGAGACAGAAATATTTGAAGAGATTAAATCTTTACTTGGGGAAAATGAAGACAAGGTGTCACAGTTTATTGCGCCATTCCCGTTGCTGAGTAAGAACGCAGTGGAGTCTTTGCGTTACCGAGCCGAGGTAAAAGTTTCATCAATTATACTTGTATTAGAAGAGGGTTCAGTAGTCATTGTGTGATAAGTATCAATTGTGAGCCTTGCAGAGTTAGGAGAGTGTCACCTAGTGCCAGTTGCAGTGAGCTTCGTGGAACTGAGGTTATCAAGGGGGGAGTGTCTCACGAGATATATGTGGCTTCCTGCTTTAATTATCTTGAGTAACGCTTTTGgaaaagaaacaaacaaatatTGTGATAAGAAGTGAAGTTTATTGGTTAAAGCATAAACGATATGGAGTTATTGTCTTGATGTCCTTTAGATAAATGCAGCCCAGATGCTCCAATCTGTAAGTCAATAGATTATTAGTAAGTCCATATTTTGTCAACTTCTTGATGCACAAGCATGCAAAAACTACACAGAAGATCCATGCAAGTAAAACTAGCTCGCATGACTACTGAAAGCTTTTAGGAAGTTGGTTATTGCTGCAGTTCCCTCATCCTTCCCACATCGCCAGGACAATAGGAAGTTAAGAAAAGAACATTCAAAAGTTAGAAAGGAGTATATACTTCGAATTCTATACTGGTGCAGTCCTGCCGGTATCCTTGTTTCAAAAGTCTAGATAGCTTGACTGGCATCTTTTATGTAGGATGTTGCAAGGAGTGTCACAAAAATTGCTGTAAGAGAATCACGGGCTCAGGATCTGAGGAATGAAATTCTTAATTCTGAAAAGTAAGctactctttttttcattttctcctcAGAATAGCTTATTTTCCTTTGCTTCTTGGTCACAGATATTCTTGCTTATTGGGGTTATTCTGACTAGTACTGAAAATATGGCCCTGATACTTTTATTTAATTACCATGTTCACTCTCCAAGAATAATTGCCCATGTTTCCATCCTAAATAGGTGTTATTCTCCTCCTTATCCCATTCTTTTTTTGATAAGGACCTTCTTATCCCATTCTTCTTCACCTTAATATGTTTAAAAATGTAATGACAACCTGTTTGTACTGATTACGACATCACTTGAATAGAAGTTTTTCCAGTTAAAAAAGGGCTGGTTTGATGCTACAAATGGTTAACGCGGCTCTTGATAGTATGATGCATATCTGCTGAAAGTTTTGTTAGATTTCTTTGCCTGGAATTTCAAGATTTGAATACTCATATTTTATCAAATGAATCTGAATGAGTCTTACTTTATCAACAGGTTTCAATGACTCATAATATGTAGAAGCTGCAGTAAACTATACTTGCGGGTAGAACTTAAAATATTTGTCATCTGGTTTGGTCGTATAGGTCACTAGTCGCTACTAGACTTAAAGTTTGTGGATTTGAGGGTGCTATCCTAtggttgtttgtttgtttgttactatTCTTCACCTACTTTGGTAGGATGCACTTCCCATGTCTCTTCTTACTGTTATGATTTCTCCTTCATTATATTTTACTGTGCTTGACTTGAAATCTTGATTAACTTAAAGTACTTTTTCCACTGGTCTTAATCAGGTTGAAGGCTCATTTTCAAGATAATCCAAAAGACTTAGGTAATTAAGCTGTAGTTTGTGGGATAATACCGTGAGTGAACACAATCATAGGACTCATTATATTCAAATGTTGTGGGCAGATCTTTTGAAGCATGATAAGATGTTAAGTAAGAAGGCACCTGCCCCACACCTACGTGATGTACCTGACTACCTAGTGGATCCAACAACACAGGAAGCTAGCAAGATTGTGAAGCTTGCTAGAGCTGCAATGGGCAATACTAATGCATCTCGCGGCAAAGGATCAAAGGGAAGGTTCAAAAGAAGCAGAGACCCTCTTAAAACATTTTCAGCTGAGGTATAACATCCGAACCTTTACTTGCTCTAGCTGTAAGTGCTCGTGAATTTACATTCCTGTTTTATCTGTGTGCCACTATAAATTGAACTTAACATTTGGTCATTGTATACTACTACCACTGTTGTAGTTATCAAAGTATGGTCTTAAGATGGTGTAAACAATCATACTGATTGTAGATAGGTAAAAAAACCCATACATACTCTGATGTTTCAGTTCCTGATAGTTTCATTCATGTTTCTAGAAATAGGAATAGTTGTAGTCACAAACTAAAAATTCTACTGATTGTGTCGTATCAACACGATGATATAGTCTAATGGGTTCCTTGCTATGTCAAGGAACGTAAAACTTGTGGAATGCGGGTAAGTATTAGTCTATCATGTATCTTGATACTCTGTCCGAGTTATCAATGAAGTTTATTTCTTTCctactaataataattataaagtaCCTTTAAGAGTGTTTTGGCAAAGTTATGTTTATTCATACAGATATGATCAGAGATTTACTTGGATCTTCTTCATCCTTTTGCTGAGTTTTCTAGTTACTTGTATTTATTATGTTTCTCACGatcaaaaattaagaaaaaaaaatgaatagatCTAATCACGATATCAGGTTCCTGAAGGAAAAGATTGTATAATCTTTTACTTTTAACCGCTACAGCTTCTGCCATAGCCTCTGCCATTCGGGTGAGCACTCTGTGCGCTCTGTGTAATAGCCTGCAAACCACACCGGGATGTAAACCGCACTAGGCAATCTCTGTACGATAGGCTTGACCCAGAAGGCATTGAGGGGGATCGATCCTAGGTCATCTGTATGGGTGACTATCCTCCAAACCAAGGTGGCCATCCCCGAAGGGATGTTTTTGGTATTCTTGAAAACCAACATTTGCTATGACGATGTGGACTTGTACATTGGCCGGCGTTTAATTTGCAATATTACGAAAATCTGTTGaggtattttataaaaaaaatgtcGTCTTTAATTGCAGGCACCGAAGCGAGCAGGAAAAGGTGGGATGAAGAGAAAGGCAAAAGATACTGATAATGGCCATAAATACAAAAAGAAACACTCTGCTTAAGTTTTTTATTAA
Proteins encoded in this region:
- the LOC107780226 gene encoding DEAD-box ATP-dependent RNA helicase 16-like, yielding MNKVEERAEEEEEEQSFEELGVDPRLIRALTKKSILKPTPIQRVAIPLILEGKDVVARAKTGSGKTFAYLLPLLQKLFTSQSPSTKNLAPTALILVPTRELCQQVCSEANSLIELCRVQLRLVQLTSSMSVSELKTTLAGPPEIVVSTPACIQTCLKNGVIQAKAVQDSLSILILDEADLLLSYGYEDDLKALTSHVPRRCQCLLMSATSSSDVEKLKKLILHNPYILTLPEVGDTKDDIIPKNVQQFYISCAARDKLVHILALLKLELVQKKVLIFTNSIDMSFRLKLFFEQFGIKSAVLNAELPQSSRLHILEEFNAGLFDYLIATDESQSEGKEQVDDQNGSERKKSKKHRKHKLDAEFGVVRGIDFKNVYTVINFEMPQTAAGYVHRIGRTGRAYNTGASVSLVSAEETEIFEEIKSLLGENEDKVSQFIAPFPLLSKNAVESLRYRAEDVARSVTKIAVRESRAQDLRNEILNSEKLKAHFQDNPKDLDLLKHDKMLSKKAPAPHLRDVPDYLVDPTTQEASKIVKLARAAMGNTNASRGKGSKGRFKRSRDPLKTFSAEAPKRAGKGGMKRKAKDTDNGHKYKKKHSA